The region ATTTCGAGCTGTGAGCTGGACGGCCAGCGTCTCCGCGGTCCGCCGCTCTTCGACGATGACGACCAGACCATTGGGGAGCACCTGCCGCGCGGCTTCGGCCGCCTCGGCGCGAATGGCGGACTGCTCGCTCAGGTGAAGGCCGGCGAGGCCCGCTACCGCCGAGGCGGCGCCGAGCTTGAGCAGGCCGCGCCGGGAGGAACGCAGTCCACGCAGCGGCGGCACGGCAACTGGCTCCTTGCGTCCGTCGCGCCCCATCTCGGATTCGGGTCCCGTCACACTCTGCTCCACCCTAGGCTCGGACGACGACGAGCGTGTAATTTTGGGGATCGAGCCACTTGTTGGCCACACGAATGACGTCGGCAGCGGTGACGGACCTCAGCTTCGCCATGTACTCTTCCCACGAGTCCAAATTGCCGGAAACCTCGACGTCGGCGCGTGAGGTCTGCTGCTCGTTGGATTCATCTTCCAGGGCGCGGCGGCCCGCGATCGCTCGCAGGCTCGCGGCGACATCCGAGTCGCTCACGTCCCCCGCGCGCACGCGTCGGATCTGGTCCAGAATGAGCTGAATCACCTCGTCTGCGTGGACCGGCTGCGTCGTCGCCGAGATCATCAGCGCTCCCGCGTCGCTGAAGTCCAAATAGTCCGAATCGACCGATGTGGCGAGGGCGCGTCGATCTCGAATCTCTTCGCTGAGCCGCCGCCCCGTCTCGCCGAGGATGTCGTTCAGGACGGTCATGGCGGCGGCCTCGGCCTCGGCGTCGTCGCCGGGCGCTGGCCACCCGAGACGAATCTCAGCGACACGGTCGCCGTTCCCGACGGTGACGATACGCGGATCCGTCTGCACGGGCTCGGCAACGGGTGGACGCACGCTGCGCGGCCCCTGCCGCAGGTCCGCGAACTCTTGCTCGATGCGCGTCACGGCGTCGTCGTGGCGGATATTGCCGGATACCGCGATGGCCATGTTGCCGCTGACATACCGCTGGTTCTTGTACGCCAGGATGGTTTCGATGGGGATGGAGAGCACGCTCTGGATCGTGCCGCTCGGGTGCTGCCGAAGCGGGCTCACAACGAAGACGTGGTTGATGAACTCGTCAAAGGCGTGGGTGGACGGGTTGTCGTTACGGCGTTTCAGCTCTTCGCCGACGACCTGCCGCTCTCGGTCGACTTCCGTCTGCGGAAAGGTGCTGTAAAGCATCTGATCGGCCAGCAGGTCGAGGGCGAGTCCGAAGTTCTCCGCGGGCACCAGGTACCAGTAGTTCGTCGACTCCCAACCGGTGGAGGCGTCCGACTCACCCCCAACAGCGTCGAGCTCGGTATCGAGATTTTGCCGGTGGCTGGTTCCCAGGAAGAACCCGTGCTCGAGCCAGTGTGAGCCACCGCGCGTCGTCGCGTTCTCGTCCCGCGAACCCGCGCGGGCGGCGAGGCGAATTGAAACCGTGGTGCTATCCGGCCGCTCGCGCGTGAATACCGTCAGGCCGCTCGGGAGCACGGTCCGCCGTAGAGAGCCTTCGCCCCAGAGTCCATTGAGGCGAAGACCGCCCAGGGCACCACCTGCGCTTCTCGCCGTCGGCCGTGTCCAGGAGACCTCAGGGACCACGGTCGCGTGATCGAAGATTCTGGCGCCGTCGGCATCGGCGTCCGGCACCGCGCGGTACGCGATCGGACCGAGGCGGTCGCCGTTCTTGACCGCGAGGCCCCTCCACACCATCGAATCGCCGGATTGGCTCCCGGCGTGCACCCCCGGCTGTCCCACCCACGAATCTGTGACGTGGGTGTGGTCAGGAATCGGGAGCTTCACTTCAATTTCCGACGCGTCCGTGCCCGTATGATTCGCCAGCACGATCTGGATCGTGATGCCCGCCACGGCGGGAACTGGATTGACGCCGGTCTCCTCGGGGTCGAGATCCTCACCCGTCGCCGCCATCGTGATTGCCATCGTGCCCTGCTGGAGCGCGAGCGCAGAAGGCGCCCCTCCTCCGTTGAGGGTCGATCTGCCGAGAGCCGCTGCGCCAACGACGAGCAGCGCCACGAGGCTTTGGCGCAGGGGGCGACGTGCGGAGCGCGCGCGAAGTTCCACTCGGTGTCCCCCTGTAGGATTGATGCGGTTGGAGTGGGATC is a window of Chloroflexota bacterium DNA encoding:
- a CDS encoding pitrilysin family protein — protein: MAITMAATGEDLDPEETGVNPVPAVAGITIQIVLANHTGTDASEIEVKLPIPDHTHVTDSWVGQPGVHAGSQSGDSMVWRGLAVKNGDRLGPIAYRAVPDADADGARIFDHATVVPEVSWTRPTARSAGGALGGLRLNGLWGEGSLRRTVLPSGLTVFTRERPDSTTVSIRLAARAGSRDENATTRGGSHWLEHGFFLGTSHRQNLDTELDAVGGESDASTGWESTNYWYLVPAENFGLALDLLADQMLYSTFPQTEVDRERQVVGEELKRRNDNPSTHAFDEFINHVFVVSPLRQHPSGTIQSVLSIPIETILAYKNQRYVSGNMAIAVSGNIRHDDAVTRIEQEFADLRQGPRSVRPPVAEPVQTDPRIVTVGNGDRVAEIRLGWPAPGDDAEAEAAAMTVLNDILGETGRRLSEEIRDRRALATSVDSDYLDFSDAGALMISATTQPVHADEVIQLILDQIRRVRAGDVSDSDVAASLRAIAGRRALEDESNEQQTSRADVEVSGNLDSWEEYMAKLRSVTAADVIRVANKWLDPQNYTLVVVRA